A stretch of the Medicago truncatula cultivar Jemalong A17 chromosome 5, MtrunA17r5.0-ANR, whole genome shotgun sequence genome encodes the following:
- the LOC11438433 gene encoding uncharacterized protein isoform X3: MMNDAEASAGYVGNTASSRHQPRHKRSNSASDRNSKFSRGGGVLRSIGKDQDEFLASPLSARASRIQTPLHDNHNCINKNASSNHRASLEQDVEQLQLHLQKEKSMRILLERAMGRASSTLSPGHRHFASQVHEKFSSIEKAPVLRALKDHLHQCPSRLSEEMMKCMATMYCWLRSAKSVNAENSRSPILSRSSTNAIQPRHSIVEDQDCSCKSAVEISWIATRKRHSSHASYAMDNYRILVEQLERVNISQMECDRKIVFWINVHNALVMHAHLAYGIPQSSLRRLALFHKAAYNIGGHIISANTIEQAIFCFRTPRLGRWLESVVSAALRKKSGEERQLINSKFGIIDSQPLVCFALCTGALSDPMLKVYTASNLREELDAAKREFLQANVVVKKSSKVILPKLVERFSREASINIDNILGWMMENVDKKLHDSIQKCIDRKSNKKPSQIIEWRPYSSKFRYMFSKDLIDKL, encoded by the exons atgATGAATGATGCAGAAGCAAGTGCTGGATATGTTGGTAACACTGCAAGTTCTCGACACCAACCTCGACACAAACGATCCAACAG TGCTTCTGATAGGAACTCGAAATTCTCAAGAGGCGGTGGTGTTTTGCGTTCCATAGGGAAAGACCAAGATGAGTTTCTG GCCTCGCCACTTTCAGCAAGGGCTTCTAGGATACAAACTCCATTGCATGACAACCACAATTGTATAAACAAGAATGCTTCTTCAAATCATAGAGCATCCTTGGAACAAGAT GTTGAGCAGCTACAGCTACACCTACAGAAGGAGAAATCCATGCGCATCTTGCTCGAGAGAGCAATGGGCCGAGCCTCAAGTACTTTATCACCTGGACACAGACACTTTGCTTCTCAG GTTCACGAGAAGTTTTCTTCGATTGAGAAAGCTCCTGTATTGCGAGCTTTAAAAGACCATCTACACCAGTGCCCAAGTAGGCTTTCTGAGGAGATGATGAAGTGTATGGCAACTATGTATTGCTGGCTTCGTAGTGCAAAATCTGTCAACGCTGAAAACAGTAGGTCACCAATATTGTCAAGGTCCTCCACCAATGCCATACAGCCTCGACACAGTATTGTAGAGGATCAAGACTGTTCTTGTAAATCTGCAGTGGAAATATCTTGGATAGCTACAAGAAAACGTCATTCTTCTCATGCTTCTTACGCCATGGACAACTACAG AATTCTAGTTGAACAGCTCGAAAGGGTGAATATCAGTCAAATGGAATGTGATCGAAAAATTGTGTTCTGGATCAACGTTCATAATGCTCTTGTGATGCAT GCACATTTAGCATATGGAATTCCCCAAAGCTCTCTAAGGAGGTTGGCCTTGTTTCACAAG GCTGCTTACAACATTGGTGGTCATATTATAAGTGCAAATACCATAGAGCAAGCAATATTTTGTTTCCGAACACCTCGCCTTGGACGG TGGCTTGAAAGTGTTGTGTCTGCTGCCCTTAGGAAGAAAAGTGGTGAAGAAAGACAACTCATCAACTCAAAATTTGGTATTATTGATTCCCAACCCCTTGTCTGCTTTGCCCTTTGCACCGGAGCATTGTCGGATCCAATG CTAAAAGTTTACACGGCTTCAAATCTAAGAGAAGAGTTGGATGCTGCCAAGAGAGAGTTTCTACAGGCAAATGTAGTTGTGAAAAAGTCTAGTAAAGTTATTCTCCCTAAATTGGTGGAAAGATTTTCTAGAGAAGCATCAATCAATATCGATAATATCCTTGGATGGATGATGGAAAATGTTGACAAGAAATTACATGACTCGATACAGAAGTGCATTGATCGTAAGTCGAACAAAAAGCCGTCTCAGATCATAGAATGGCGACCTTACAGTTCAAAATTCAGGTACATGTTTTCCAAGGATCTAATAGACAAGCTATGA
- the LOC11438433 gene encoding uncharacterized protein isoform X2, translating into MMNDAEASAGYVGNTASSRHQPRHKRSNSASDRNSKFSRGGGVLRSIGKDQDEFLASPLSARASRIQTPLHDNHNCINKNASSNHRASLEQDVEQLQLHLQKEKSMRILLERAMGRASSTLSPGHRHFASQTKDLITEIELLEEEVTSREQHVLAMYRNIFEQCVSRPPSEQSSSVASPAHSKQESRKHPSIISSAFCSSKNFPLRPLQALISNNDLKNRIFGSSHAPLSSGKDKVYFGRTCPDSTTKVHEKFSSIEKAPVLRALKDHLHQCPSRLSEEMMKCMATMYCWLRSAKSVNAENSRSPILSRSSTNAIQPRHSIVEDQDCSCKSAVEISWIATRKRHSSHASYAMDNYRILVEQLERVNISQMECDRKIVFWINVHNALVMHAHLAYGIPQSSLRRLALFHKWLESVVSAALRKKSGEERQLINSKFGIIDSQPLVCFALCTGALSDPMLKVYTASNLREELDAAKREFLQANVVVKKSSKVILPKLVERFSREASINIDNILGWMMENVDKKLHDSIQKCIDRKSNKKPSQIIEWRPYSSKFRYMFSKDLIDKL; encoded by the exons atgATGAATGATGCAGAAGCAAGTGCTGGATATGTTGGTAACACTGCAAGTTCTCGACACCAACCTCGACACAAACGATCCAACAG TGCTTCTGATAGGAACTCGAAATTCTCAAGAGGCGGTGGTGTTTTGCGTTCCATAGGGAAAGACCAAGATGAGTTTCTG GCCTCGCCACTTTCAGCAAGGGCTTCTAGGATACAAACTCCATTGCATGACAACCACAATTGTATAAACAAGAATGCTTCTTCAAATCATAGAGCATCCTTGGAACAAGAT GTTGAGCAGCTACAGCTACACCTACAGAAGGAGAAATCCATGCGCATCTTGCTCGAGAGAGCAATGGGCCGAGCCTCAAGTACTTTATCACCTGGACACAGACACTTTGCTTCTCAG aCAAAAGACTTGATTACTGAAATTGAGTTGCTTGAAGAAGAGGTTACAAGCCGCGAACAGCATGTTCTTGCTATGTACAGGAATATTTTTGAACAGTGTGTTAGCCGGCCACCTTCTGAACAAAGTTCTAGTGTGGCTTCACCTGCTCATTCAAAACAAGAATCAAGGAAGCACCCAAGCATAATTTCAAGCGCTTTCTGTTCATCAAAAAACTTCCCCTTGCGACCCCTGCAAGCTCTTATTTCAAATAACGATTTGAAGAATAGAATCTTTGGATCAAGTCATGCTCCTTTATCAAGTGGAAAAGACAAAGTTTATTTTGGAAGGACTTGTCCCGATTCCACCACCAAG GTTCACGAGAAGTTTTCTTCGATTGAGAAAGCTCCTGTATTGCGAGCTTTAAAAGACCATCTACACCAGTGCCCAAGTAGGCTTTCTGAGGAGATGATGAAGTGTATGGCAACTATGTATTGCTGGCTTCGTAGTGCAAAATCTGTCAACGCTGAAAACAGTAGGTCACCAATATTGTCAAGGTCCTCCACCAATGCCATACAGCCTCGACACAGTATTGTAGAGGATCAAGACTGTTCTTGTAAATCTGCAGTGGAAATATCTTGGATAGCTACAAGAAAACGTCATTCTTCTCATGCTTCTTACGCCATGGACAACTACAG AATTCTAGTTGAACAGCTCGAAAGGGTGAATATCAGTCAAATGGAATGTGATCGAAAAATTGTGTTCTGGATCAACGTTCATAATGCTCTTGTGATGCAT GCACATTTAGCATATGGAATTCCCCAAAGCTCTCTAAGGAGGTTGGCCTTGTTTCACAAG TGGCTTGAAAGTGTTGTGTCTGCTGCCCTTAGGAAGAAAAGTGGTGAAGAAAGACAACTCATCAACTCAAAATTTGGTATTATTGATTCCCAACCCCTTGTCTGCTTTGCCCTTTGCACCGGAGCATTGTCGGATCCAATG CTAAAAGTTTACACGGCTTCAAATCTAAGAGAAGAGTTGGATGCTGCCAAGAGAGAGTTTCTACAGGCAAATGTAGTTGTGAAAAAGTCTAGTAAAGTTATTCTCCCTAAATTGGTGGAAAGATTTTCTAGAGAAGCATCAATCAATATCGATAATATCCTTGGATGGATGATGGAAAATGTTGACAAGAAATTACATGACTCGATACAGAAGTGCATTGATCGTAAGTCGAACAAAAAGCCGTCTCAGATCATAGAATGGCGACCTTACAGTTCAAAATTCAGGTACATGTTTTCCAAGGATCTAATAGACAAGCTATGA
- the LOC11438433 gene encoding uncharacterized protein isoform X1, producing MMNDAEASAGYVGNTASSRHQPRHKRSNSASDRNSKFSRGGGVLRSIGKDQDEFLASPLSARASRIQTPLHDNHNCINKNASSNHRASLEQDVEQLQLHLQKEKSMRILLERAMGRASSTLSPGHRHFASQTKDLITEIELLEEEVTSREQHVLAMYRNIFEQCVSRPPSEQSSSVASPAHSKQESRKHPSIISSAFCSSKNFPLRPLQALISNNDLKNRIFGSSHAPLSSGKDKVYFGRTCPDSTTKVHEKFSSIEKAPVLRALKDHLHQCPSRLSEEMMKCMATMYCWLRSAKSVNAENSRSPILSRSSTNAIQPRHSIVEDQDCSCKSAVEISWIATRKRHSSHASYAMDNYRILVEQLERVNISQMECDRKIVFWINVHNALVMHAHLAYGIPQSSLRRLALFHKAAYNIGGHIISANTIEQAIFCFRTPRLGRWLESVVSAALRKKSGEERQLINSKFGIIDSQPLVCFALCTGALSDPMLKVYTASNLREELDAAKREFLQANVVVKKSSKVILPKLVERFSREASINIDNILGWMMENVDKKLHDSIQKCIDRKSNKKPSQIIEWRPYSSKFRYMFSKDLIDKL from the exons atgATGAATGATGCAGAAGCAAGTGCTGGATATGTTGGTAACACTGCAAGTTCTCGACACCAACCTCGACACAAACGATCCAACAG TGCTTCTGATAGGAACTCGAAATTCTCAAGAGGCGGTGGTGTTTTGCGTTCCATAGGGAAAGACCAAGATGAGTTTCTG GCCTCGCCACTTTCAGCAAGGGCTTCTAGGATACAAACTCCATTGCATGACAACCACAATTGTATAAACAAGAATGCTTCTTCAAATCATAGAGCATCCTTGGAACAAGAT GTTGAGCAGCTACAGCTACACCTACAGAAGGAGAAATCCATGCGCATCTTGCTCGAGAGAGCAATGGGCCGAGCCTCAAGTACTTTATCACCTGGACACAGACACTTTGCTTCTCAG aCAAAAGACTTGATTACTGAAATTGAGTTGCTTGAAGAAGAGGTTACAAGCCGCGAACAGCATGTTCTTGCTATGTACAGGAATATTTTTGAACAGTGTGTTAGCCGGCCACCTTCTGAACAAAGTTCTAGTGTGGCTTCACCTGCTCATTCAAAACAAGAATCAAGGAAGCACCCAAGCATAATTTCAAGCGCTTTCTGTTCATCAAAAAACTTCCCCTTGCGACCCCTGCAAGCTCTTATTTCAAATAACGATTTGAAGAATAGAATCTTTGGATCAAGTCATGCTCCTTTATCAAGTGGAAAAGACAAAGTTTATTTTGGAAGGACTTGTCCCGATTCCACCACCAAG GTTCACGAGAAGTTTTCTTCGATTGAGAAAGCTCCTGTATTGCGAGCTTTAAAAGACCATCTACACCAGTGCCCAAGTAGGCTTTCTGAGGAGATGATGAAGTGTATGGCAACTATGTATTGCTGGCTTCGTAGTGCAAAATCTGTCAACGCTGAAAACAGTAGGTCACCAATATTGTCAAGGTCCTCCACCAATGCCATACAGCCTCGACACAGTATTGTAGAGGATCAAGACTGTTCTTGTAAATCTGCAGTGGAAATATCTTGGATAGCTACAAGAAAACGTCATTCTTCTCATGCTTCTTACGCCATGGACAACTACAG AATTCTAGTTGAACAGCTCGAAAGGGTGAATATCAGTCAAATGGAATGTGATCGAAAAATTGTGTTCTGGATCAACGTTCATAATGCTCTTGTGATGCAT GCACATTTAGCATATGGAATTCCCCAAAGCTCTCTAAGGAGGTTGGCCTTGTTTCACAAG GCTGCTTACAACATTGGTGGTCATATTATAAGTGCAAATACCATAGAGCAAGCAATATTTTGTTTCCGAACACCTCGCCTTGGACGG TGGCTTGAAAGTGTTGTGTCTGCTGCCCTTAGGAAGAAAAGTGGTGAAGAAAGACAACTCATCAACTCAAAATTTGGTATTATTGATTCCCAACCCCTTGTCTGCTTTGCCCTTTGCACCGGAGCATTGTCGGATCCAATG CTAAAAGTTTACACGGCTTCAAATCTAAGAGAAGAGTTGGATGCTGCCAAGAGAGAGTTTCTACAGGCAAATGTAGTTGTGAAAAAGTCTAGTAAAGTTATTCTCCCTAAATTGGTGGAAAGATTTTCTAGAGAAGCATCAATCAATATCGATAATATCCTTGGATGGATGATGGAAAATGTTGACAAGAAATTACATGACTCGATACAGAAGTGCATTGATCGTAAGTCGAACAAAAAGCCGTCTCAGATCATAGAATGGCGACCTTACAGTTCAAAATTCAGGTACATGTTTTCCAAGGATCTAATAGACAAGCTATGA